The following proteins come from a genomic window of Companilactobacillus pabuli:
- a CDS encoding ribonuclease J — MDKKIKIILLSGVRENGKNMYAVEVNDEIYILDIGLQYPDNDLYGIDVVVPDMTYIKKNIDKVVGIFLSHGHADAIGALPYLIGEYDIPVFGSEMSIELAKIVCANDRRSKKFSDFHVIDENTAIDFNEASVSFFKTTHSIPGSLGIVIKTSEGQIVYTGDFKFDQAAAPIYKTDYGRIAKIGSERVLALLSDSANAESPYENSSEKDIYEYIFDTFSYHTGRIIVAQVASNIQRMQQVLDAADKTGRRVFLSGTDAEKILKTAMKLNYLTIKNKELLVKPKELKNVDKNKLVIIETGKMGEPIKVLRKMANPAAKTKFQVEEGDLVFIATTPSHAMETTVAKARDAIYRTGAEVKALSDDKHSSGHANKSDLQLMINLLNPENVIPVQGEYRLLDAHARIAHETGVPYQNIFLTKKGDVLNYENGQFYQGKGVDAGDTMIDGIGIGDIGSIVLRDRELLAEDGVFIAVATIDRKKKKVVAKPKITARGFVYMRASRDLLSESSDIIVNTIIDYMQTSKDFDWSDLKQNVREKLNHFLYEQTNRHPVILPVIMEVNQNRHRKSKSKAKK; from the coding sequence ATGGATAAAAAAATTAAAATAATTTTGTTAAGTGGCGTACGCGAAAATGGAAAAAATATGTACGCAGTAGAAGTAAATGATGAGATCTATATCCTCGATATTGGGTTGCAATATCCTGATAATGATCTTTATGGAATCGATGTTGTTGTACCAGATATGACTTACATCAAGAAAAACATTGATAAAGTAGTAGGAATTTTCTTGTCACACGGACATGCTGATGCGATTGGAGCTTTGCCATATTTGATTGGTGAATATGATATTCCGGTCTTTGGTTCAGAGATGTCAATTGAACTTGCTAAAATCGTTTGTGCAAATGATCGTCGCAGTAAGAAGTTTTCAGATTTTCATGTTATTGATGAAAATACAGCCATTGACTTTAATGAGGCCTCAGTGTCATTTTTCAAGACAACGCACTCAATTCCTGGTTCATTAGGAATCGTTATCAAGACAAGTGAAGGTCAAATTGTTTACACTGGTGATTTCAAATTTGATCAAGCTGCTGCTCCAATTTATAAAACAGATTATGGTCGTATTGCCAAAATTGGTAGTGAACGTGTTTTAGCTTTATTAAGTGACTCTGCCAACGCGGAATCACCTTATGAAAATTCCAGCGAAAAAGATATTTATGAATATATTTTTGATACCTTTAGCTACCACACAGGAAGAATTATCGTAGCTCAAGTTGCTTCTAACATTCAAAGAATGCAACAAGTCTTAGATGCAGCCGATAAAACGGGTAGAAGAGTCTTTTTGTCCGGAACTGACGCTGAGAAGATTTTGAAGACAGCGATGAAGTTGAATTATCTAACTATCAAGAATAAGGAATTATTAGTTAAACCTAAGGAACTAAAGAACGTCGATAAGAACAAGTTAGTTATTATTGAAACTGGCAAGATGGGTGAACCAATCAAGGTCTTACGTAAGATGGCCAATCCTGCTGCTAAAACTAAGTTCCAAGTTGAAGAGGGAGATTTAGTATTTATTGCTACAACACCTTCACATGCTATGGAAACAACTGTTGCTAAGGCTCGTGATGCTATTTATCGTACCGGAGCAGAAGTTAAGGCTTTGAGTGATGATAAGCATTCATCAGGCCACGCTAATAAATCTGATTTGCAATTGATGATCAATCTGTTGAATCCTGAAAATGTTATTCCGGTTCAAGGCGAATATCGTCTATTAGATGCTCACGCTAGAATTGCTCATGAAACTGGTGTCCCTTATCAAAATATCTTCCTAACTAAAAAAGGTGACGTTCTTAATTATGAAAATGGCCAATTTTATCAAGGAAAAGGCGTTGACGCTGGAGATACTATGATCGATGGTATCGGTATTGGTGATATTGGTAGTATTGTGCTTCGTGATCGTGAATTATTGGCCGAAGACGGGGTCTTTATTGCAGTTGCTACAATTGACCGTAAAAAGAAGAAAGTCGTCGCTAAGCCAAAAATAACTGCTCGTGGCTTCGTTTATATGCGTGCTAGTCGTGATTTGTTGAGCGAAAGTTCAGATATTATTGTGAATACGATCATTGACTACATGCAAACAAGCAAAGATTTCGATTGGTCAGATTTGAAACAAAATGTTCGTGAAAAGTTGAATCACTTCTTGTATGAACAAACTAACCGTCATCCTGTTATTTTGCCAGTAATCATGGAAGTGAACCAAAATAGACACAGAAAGTCTAAATCAAAAGCAAAAAAATAG
- the rpsT gene encoding 30S ribosomal protein S20, with amino-acid sequence MPQIKSAMKRVKTAESANLRNNAQKSSMRSAIKNFETSAAKNADNKDELFRTAVRAIDMAKSKGLIKANKAARDKSRLAKLN; translated from the coding sequence ATGCCACAAATTAAATCAGCTATGAAACGTGTAAAGACTGCAGAAAGCGCAAACCTTCGCAACAATGCACAAAAGAGTTCAATGCGTTCAGCAATCAAGAACTTTGAAACATCAGCTGCCAAAAACGCTGACAACAAAGATGAATTGTTCAGAACAGCTGTCCGTGCTATTGACATGGCTAAGTCAAAAGGCCTAATCAAGGCTAACAAGGCTGCTCGTGATAAGTCAAGACTTGCAAAATTGAATTAA
- a CDS encoding DNA internalization-related competence protein ComEC/Rec2 — protein sequence MFESSWFWLLVLILIVRLLCLKKLVVLIVTIVLAVITGIRCQSFIQKTKPENFRTAVFSPDKISVNGDILSGELKATQNMRFIYRIKTKKEQKVWKNLSELTIAQVKVAKVQPLQGPRNPGEFDFKKYAQHKGVFYQVNLKNVDHLQTAQPQTISEKINVLRIHIINHLSRLPKWLKIHAQSLLVGYVPNAEKDFLKTLSILGIIHLFSLSGLHVLVILTFLRKITSFFKIPVDWVDGVFLLILPCYGLLVGSKSGIWRAIVLAMLAIILKKLKISVSKLDLFSLTLLVCTLIYPFAMIEMGGQLSFLLSFTILYLYEGTNLLLATFKMNLVSLPLICFYTYQFNWLTLIVNIVFVPLFMTVILPITIISAFTVQWPLWNFVNQIFDSLYRFLDGLALNRQFTFITGKFSVVLVLLLVIITLFYVESRNFWNRYLMSYMIIFWGCVLLNKFPLTGSVNLIDIGQGDSILITTPLNRKVVMIDVAGKVQFPTKSWAKHASGNQVDFNTLPVLKSKGISHVDKLFLTHKDVDHIGNLETILTKFDVREVNFGVGLENDLKIKRTIQKHPQIKFKNLRQGDKVKVGTLNFQVLWPQKSGKGENSDSLTLLTKIKQRSWLFTGDLDIPSENKILRKYRFKVDYLKLGHHGSKTSTGDNLLQVTKPSVGLISAGINNRYGHPNQETLTRLKKHQVQYFNTAEYGMISWYYNFFNNEERLTTFLKGDLIEGNRTKK from the coding sequence ATGTTTGAATCTTCATGGTTTTGGCTTTTAGTGTTAATTTTAATAGTCAGATTACTCTGTTTAAAAAAGTTAGTAGTGTTAATTGTCACAATCGTATTAGCTGTGATTACGGGTATTCGTTGTCAAAGCTTCATACAAAAAACAAAACCAGAAAATTTTCGAACGGCTGTTTTTTCTCCGGATAAAATATCAGTGAATGGTGATATTTTGAGTGGCGAGCTAAAAGCTACACAAAATATGCGTTTTATTTATCGAATTAAGACTAAAAAAGAACAAAAGGTCTGGAAAAATTTATCTGAATTAACAATAGCTCAAGTAAAAGTGGCTAAAGTGCAACCATTGCAAGGGCCACGGAATCCAGGAGAATTTGATTTTAAAAAATATGCACAACACAAAGGTGTTTTTTACCAAGTTAATTTAAAAAATGTCGATCACTTGCAGACAGCTCAACCACAAACAATATCAGAAAAAATAAATGTTTTACGAATACATATAATCAATCATTTGTCACGATTACCAAAGTGGTTAAAAATTCATGCACAAAGTTTATTAGTAGGCTATGTCCCTAATGCGGAAAAGGATTTTCTTAAAACTTTGAGTATTTTAGGGATTATTCATTTGTTCAGTCTATCAGGATTGCATGTGCTAGTGATTCTAACTTTTCTGAGAAAGATAACTTCATTTTTTAAAATTCCAGTGGATTGGGTGGATGGTGTATTTTTATTGATTTTACCGTGTTATGGATTGTTAGTAGGTTCAAAGAGCGGTATTTGGCGAGCAATCGTCCTAGCAATGCTGGCGATAATTTTGAAGAAACTAAAAATATCGGTCAGTAAGTTAGATTTATTTAGTCTAACCTTGCTAGTTTGTACGTTGATTTATCCATTTGCCATGATCGAAATGGGTGGACAGTTGAGTTTCTTGTTATCTTTTACAATTTTATATTTATATGAAGGAACAAATTTATTATTAGCGACTTTTAAGATGAATCTGGTCAGTCTTCCTTTAATTTGCTTTTATACATACCAATTCAATTGGTTGACTCTTATCGTGAATATTGTTTTTGTACCATTATTTATGACGGTGATTTTACCAATTACGATAATTTCTGCTTTTACAGTTCAATGGCCATTATGGAATTTTGTTAATCAAATTTTTGACTCGTTGTATCGATTTTTAGACGGCTTAGCTTTAAATAGACAATTCACCTTTATTACTGGTAAATTTTCGGTCGTGCTAGTGTTATTACTCGTGATTATTACACTTTTTTACGTGGAAAGTCGCAATTTTTGGAATCGATACTTGATGAGTTACATGATTATATTTTGGGGATGTGTCCTATTGAATAAATTTCCACTTACTGGTTCGGTTAATTTGATCGATATTGGACAGGGAGATAGTATTTTAATTACTACGCCATTGAATCGAAAAGTTGTGATGATCGATGTAGCGGGTAAAGTTCAGTTTCCTACTAAATCTTGGGCAAAACATGCTAGTGGTAATCAAGTGGATTTCAATACTTTGCCTGTTTTAAAGTCCAAAGGAATCAGCCACGTTGATAAATTGTTTTTGACCCATAAAGATGTTGATCATATTGGAAATTTAGAAACAATTTTGACCAAATTTGATGTTAGGGAAGTCAATTTTGGAGTTGGATTGGAAAACGACCTGAAAATTAAAAGAACTATCCAAAAGCATCCGCAAATCAAATTCAAAAATCTGCGTCAAGGCGACAAAGTAAAAGTTGGAACTTTGAATTTTCAAGTTTTATGGCCTCAAAAAAGTGGCAAAGGCGAGAATAGTGATTCATTGACGCTGTTAACTAAAATAAAACAAAGAAGTTGGTTATTTACCGGGGACTTGGACATCCCATCGGAGAATAAAATTTTAAGAAAATATCGCTTCAAAGTTGATTATTTAAAATTAGGACATCACGGCTCTAAAACTTCGACAGGCGATAATTTATTGCAAGTTACTAAACCTAGCGTTGGTTTGATTTCTGCAGGAATTAATAATCGTTATGGACATCCTAATCAAGAGACTTTGACACGTCTGAAAAAACATCAGGTCCAATATTTTAATACAGCTGAATATGGTATGATATCTTGGTATTATAATTTCTTCAATAATGAGGAGAGATTAACGACATTTTTAAAGGGTGACTTGATTGAAGGTAACAGAACTAAAAAATAA
- the tig gene encoding trigger factor — MSAKAKFTKKENNTGELKFEIDQDTIKQGLDTAFNRVKKSLNVPGFRKGRVPRQIFNRMYGEEALYEDALNAVLPAAYQSAVDETKVEPVDQPQINVESMEKGKPWAITAVITVKPDVELGDYKGIQVKKQKRNVMKADVEARLEELQKQQAELVLKDGKAEKGDTVIIDYVGTVDGKEFDGGSAQNYSLELGSGTFIPGFEDELIGHSAGEDVDVNVTFPEDYQAKDLAGKKAIFKTKLHEVKTKELPELDDDFAKDVDENVDTLEELKTKVHDEIKDQKKETAEENIQEEAISGAVKNAKIDDIPQAMIDTEVENQLNQYLANLRRQGIDPKLYYQMTGTSEDDLKKQFAKDAEERVKTDLVIEAIVAKEDIKPSEDEIKAEIKSLADEYKMEEKAVRNALSDDMLAHDIAAKKAIELIVDSAVEK, encoded by the coding sequence ATGTCTGCTAAGGCTAAATTTACAAAAAAAGAAAACAATACTGGTGAATTGAAATTTGAAATTGACCAAGACACAATCAAACAAGGTTTGGATACTGCATTTAACCGTGTTAAGAAGAGCTTAAATGTACCTGGTTTCAGAAAAGGTAGAGTACCTCGTCAAATCTTCAACCGTATGTACGGAGAAGAAGCATTGTACGAAGACGCTTTAAACGCTGTTTTACCTGCTGCATATCAAAGTGCTGTTGATGAAACTAAAGTAGAACCAGTTGATCAACCACAAATCAACGTTGAATCAATGGAAAAGGGCAAGCCTTGGGCTATTACTGCTGTAATTACAGTTAAACCTGACGTTGAACTTGGTGACTACAAGGGTATTCAAGTTAAGAAGCAAAAACGTAATGTTATGAAAGCTGACGTTGAAGCTCGTTTAGAAGAACTACAAAAGCAACAAGCTGAATTAGTTCTTAAAGATGGTAAAGCTGAAAAAGGCGACACAGTAATCATTGACTACGTTGGTACTGTTGATGGTAAAGAATTCGACGGTGGCAGTGCTCAAAACTACTCACTAGAACTTGGTTCAGGTACATTCATTCCTGGATTCGAAGACGAATTGATTGGTCACTCAGCTGGTGAAGATGTTGACGTTAACGTTACATTCCCAGAAGATTATCAAGCAAAAGACTTAGCTGGTAAGAAAGCTATCTTCAAGACAAAACTTCACGAAGTTAAGACAAAGGAATTGCCAGAATTAGACGATGACTTTGCTAAGGATGTTGACGAAAATGTTGACACACTTGAAGAACTAAAGACTAAGGTTCATGACGAAATCAAGGATCAAAAGAAAGAAACTGCTGAAGAAAACATTCAAGAAGAAGCCATCTCAGGTGCTGTAAAGAACGCCAAGATCGATGACATTCCTCAAGCAATGATCGACACAGAAGTTGAAAATCAATTGAACCAATACCTAGCTAACTTACGTCGTCAAGGTATCGATCCTAAGTTGTACTACCAAATGACAGGTACATCAGAAGACGATTTGAAGAAGCAATTTGCTAAAGATGCTGAAGAACGTGTTAAGACTGACTTAGTTATCGAAGCAATCGTTGCTAAAGAAGATATCAAACCTTCAGAAGATGAAATCAAAGCTGAAATCAAGTCATTGGCTGACGAATACAAGATGGAAGAAAAAGCAGTTAGAAATGCACTTTCAGATGATATGTTAGCTCATGATATTGCTGCTAAGAAGGCAATTGAATTGATCGTTGACTCAGCTGTTGAAAAATAA
- the rpsO gene encoding 30S ribosomal protein S15 has translation MAISKEKKNEIIKQYARKDGDTGSPEVQIAVLTYDINALNDHLKVNKKDHHSYVGLLKKIGHRRNLLSYLRNKDVQRYRELIKSLGLRR, from the coding sequence ATGGCTATTTCAAAAGAAAAGAAAAACGAAATTATCAAGCAATATGCACGTAAAGACGGAGACACAGGTTCTCCAGAAGTACAAATTGCTGTATTAACTTATGATATCAATGCACTTAACGACCACTTGAAGGTTAACAAGAAAGACCACCACTCATATGTTGGTCTACTTAAGAAGATCGGTCACCGTCGTAACTTGCTAAGTTACCTACGTAACAAGGATGTTCAACGTTACCGTGAATTAATCAAGTCATTAGGTCTACGTCGTTAA
- the holA gene encoding DNA polymerase III subunit delta → MKVTELKNNLKQGNLSNVYLITGKEQVFIKEIQKSFKEIMSAEEREMNFSNFDLEEVSIADLINEAISAPFFGERRLVFAQHPYFLTGERAKNVIEQNVDLLIKYIQDPTPSTILVIFASYDKLDARKKITKQLKKLATVVDAGQMEGSALNRTIKADLNKAGYEIDPDALELLVNKTKGNYSLITNQLAKLKLYSLQTKKIDQTAVNELVPQSLEDNVFDLTTQILNKNIYKAEELYDQFLLQKIDPILLVAIIISQLRLLIQIQILSEKGLSEGTIAKNLRLNPYRVKYSYRQAKALNRKRLQVMYSDCVNLDYQIKSGQGDKELLFDLFIAKHA, encoded by the coding sequence TTGAAGGTAACAGAACTAAAAAATAATTTAAAACAAGGTAATTTAAGCAATGTTTACTTGATTACTGGTAAAGAGCAAGTTTTTATCAAAGAAATCCAAAAGTCATTTAAAGAGATTATGTCAGCTGAAGAACGGGAAATGAATTTTTCTAATTTTGATTTGGAAGAAGTGTCGATTGCTGATTTGATCAACGAAGCAATTTCAGCACCATTCTTTGGCGAGCGACGCTTAGTTTTTGCTCAGCATCCATACTTCTTAACGGGTGAACGAGCAAAAAATGTTATTGAACAAAATGTAGATTTGTTGATTAAATACATTCAAGACCCAACACCATCGACAATTTTAGTGATTTTTGCATCGTATGATAAGTTAGATGCACGAAAGAAGATAACTAAACAGCTTAAGAAATTGGCAACAGTAGTTGATGCTGGTCAAATGGAAGGTTCAGCTTTGAATCGGACTATTAAGGCTGACTTGAATAAAGCTGGCTATGAGATTGATCCTGACGCTTTGGAATTGCTGGTCAATAAAACCAAGGGTAATTATTCTTTGATCACTAATCAATTAGCTAAGTTGAAGTTGTATTCGTTACAGACTAAAAAAATTGACCAGACAGCGGTTAACGAATTAGTTCCTCAATCTTTAGAAGATAATGTTTTTGATTTAACGACTCAAATTCTCAACAAGAATATTTATAAAGCTGAAGAATTGTATGATCAATTCTTGTTGCAAAAAATTGATCCAATTTTATTGGTAGCAATTATCATTTCACAACTCAGATTGTTGATTCAAATTCAAATTCTATCAGAAAAAGGACTTTCGGAAGGAACGATTGCCAAGAATCTACGTTTGAATCCTTATCGGGTTAAATATTCTTATCGACAAGCTAAGGCATTGAATCGCAAACGACTTCAGGTAATGTATTCTGATTGTGTGAATCTTGATTACCAAATTAAATCAGGACAGGGCGATAAAGAATTACTATTTGATCTATTTATTGCTAAACATGCATAA
- the tuf gene encoding elongation factor Tu, whose translation MAEKEHYERTKPHVNIGTIGHVDHGKTTLTAAITKILADKGLAKAEDYADIDKAPEEKERGITINTAHVEYETEKRHYAHIDAPGHADYVKNMITGAAQMDGAILVVAATDGPMPQTREHILLARQVGVEYIVVFLNKTDLVDDPELVDLVEMEVRELLSEYDFPGDDIPVVRGSALKALEGDPEEVKHVEELLDVVDEYIPTPERDNTKPFLMPIEDVFTITGRGTVASGRIDRGEVKIGDEVEIVGLKPEVEKSTVTGLEMFRKTLDLGEAGDNVGILLRGINRDQVERGQVLAKPGSIKTHNKFKGEVYIMSKEEGGRHTPFFSNYRPQFYFHTTDVTGVIELPDGVEMVMPGDQVTFEVDLIAPVAIEEGTRFTVREGGRTVGAGVVTEILD comes from the coding sequence ATGGCAGAAAAAGAACATTATGAGAGAACAAAGCCCCATGTAAATATTGGGACAATTGGTCACGTTGACCACGGTAAGACTACTTTAACAGCAGCAATCACTAAGATTTTGGCTGACAAAGGTTTAGCTAAAGCTGAAGATTACGCTGATATCGATAAGGCCCCAGAAGAAAAGGAACGTGGGATTACAATCAACACTGCTCACGTTGAATACGAAACTGAAAAGCGTCACTATGCACATATCGATGCTCCAGGACACGCTGATTACGTTAAGAATATGATCACTGGTGCTGCACAAATGGATGGTGCCATCCTTGTTGTTGCTGCAACTGATGGTCCTATGCCACAAACTCGTGAACACATCTTGCTTGCTCGTCAAGTTGGTGTTGAATACATCGTTGTCTTCTTGAACAAGACTGACCTTGTTGATGACCCAGAACTAGTTGATCTAGTTGAGATGGAAGTTCGTGAACTTCTATCAGAATACGATTTCCCAGGGGATGACATTCCTGTAGTACGTGGTTCAGCTTTGAAGGCTCTTGAAGGAGACCCTGAAGAAGTAAAACACGTTGAAGAACTTCTTGATGTTGTTGATGAATACATCCCAACACCAGAACGTGATAACACAAAGCCATTCTTGATGCCTATTGAAGATGTCTTCACTATCACAGGTCGTGGTACTGTTGCATCTGGTCGTATCGATCGTGGTGAAGTTAAGATCGGTGACGAAGTTGAAATCGTTGGTTTGAAGCCAGAAGTTGAAAAATCAACTGTTACAGGACTAGAAATGTTCCGTAAGACTCTTGATCTTGGTGAAGCCGGAGATAACGTTGGTATTTTACTACGTGGTATTAACCGTGACCAAGTTGAACGTGGACAAGTTCTTGCTAAGCCAGGTTCAATCAAGACTCACAACAAGTTCAAGGGTGAAGTTTATATCATGAGTAAAGAAGAAGGTGGACGTCATACTCCATTCTTCTCAAATTACCGTCCACAATTCTACTTCCACACAACTGATGTTACTGGTGTTATTGAACTACCAGATGGTGTAGAAATGGTTATGCCTGGTGACCAAGTTACTTTCGAAGTTGACTTGATTGCTCCAGTTGCTATTGAAGAAGGTACAAGATTTACTGTTCGTGAAGGTGGCCGTACTGTTGGTGCCGGAGTTGTTACAGAAATCTTAGACTAA
- a CDS encoding SepM family pheromone-processing serine protease — MKFNKTRNKVFGAIFIFIVVVAFFFYPTKYYLEVPGSAEDTSQFVKVAGKHDQKKGNLLLTTVGIVNGTPFTLLKSVGNNFETIYSQQELMGDETNEEYLRVQQYYMKSATNNAIQAAYSKADKPFTKKYLGVYVMDVMDNSDFKNKLAIGDTITSINGYHFNNADQFIKYVKKQNKKSTVKIKFTRDGKQKTASGKLVKLADTKRFGLGITLTDNTEAKGKPATKIDAGSIGGPSAGLMFTLQVYSQITNNNLKAGRTIAGTGTISPDGTVGPIGGIEKKVYAASQEGATIFFAPDDPVTKLIKKYEPGYVNNYHLALRAAKKIHTKMKIVPVKNLNDAINYLEKTKQSK; from the coding sequence TTGAAGTTCAACAAAACTAGAAACAAAGTTTTTGGTGCTATTTTTATTTTCATAGTTGTGGTAGCTTTTTTCTTCTATCCAACTAAATATTATTTGGAAGTACCGGGGTCAGCTGAAGATACCTCACAGTTCGTTAAAGTGGCTGGCAAACATGACCAAAAAAAGGGTAATTTGCTATTGACCACCGTCGGAATTGTTAATGGAACGCCATTTACACTTTTGAAATCTGTTGGCAATAACTTTGAGACTATTTATTCGCAACAAGAGTTGATGGGTGACGAAACGAATGAAGAGTACTTACGCGTTCAACAGTATTACATGAAATCAGCTACGAACAATGCCATCCAGGCTGCATATTCTAAGGCTGATAAACCATTTACGAAAAAGTATTTGGGTGTGTATGTCATGGATGTAATGGATAATTCTGATTTTAAGAATAAACTAGCAATTGGCGATACGATTACGTCGATCAACGGCTACCATTTCAATAATGCTGATCAATTTATTAAGTACGTCAAAAAGCAAAACAAGAAATCAACAGTAAAAATTAAATTTACTCGTGATGGCAAGCAAAAGACTGCTAGCGGAAAATTAGTTAAGCTAGCTGATACTAAGCGCTTTGGTTTAGGAATTACTTTAACTGATAATACTGAAGCAAAAGGGAAGCCGGCTACTAAGATCGATGCGGGTAGTATTGGTGGTCCGTCGGCTGGATTGATGTTTACTTTACAAGTTTATTCACAGATTACGAACAATAATCTAAAAGCTGGTCGTACGATTGCCGGAACGGGAACTATTTCTCCCGACGGTACAGTTGGTCCAATCGGTGGGATTGAGAAAAAGGTTTATGCTGCTTCTCAAGAAGGGGCAACGATTTTCTTTGCTCCCGATGATCCGGTTACTAAATTGATTAAGAAATATGAACCAGGCTACGTTAATAACTACCACTTAGCTTTACGTGCCGCTAAAAAAATTCATACTAAGATGAAGATCGTTCCTGTGAAGAATTTGAACGATGCAATTAATTATCTTGAAAAAACGAAACAGTCCAAATAA
- a CDS encoding helix-hairpin-helix domain-containing protein, producing the protein MNEFLDYVKRNKMVVIVIGVLILGFGGYWWGNRVPVAKNDIKTEFKTSKKVVEKETSAPKNKLVAVDIQGAVKKPGVYQLKENSLVQAAIQLAGGLADNADTKQINQAKRVTDQMQIYVPVIGNSTASVTGAPAKGEKLNINNAKVEDFKNVTGIGPKKAEKIIAFREKNGNFKNLHDLTKVSGIGEKSLDSLKDQLTV; encoded by the coding sequence ATGAATGAATTTTTAGACTATGTTAAGCGTAATAAGATGGTAGTCATTGTTATAGGTGTTTTGATATTAGGATTTGGAGGCTATTGGTGGGGTAATCGAGTTCCAGTAGCCAAAAATGATATTAAAACTGAATTTAAAACTTCTAAAAAGGTTGTTGAGAAGGAAACCTCGGCTCCCAAAAATAAATTAGTAGCAGTTGATATTCAAGGTGCAGTGAAAAAGCCTGGTGTTTATCAGCTTAAAGAAAATTCTTTAGTTCAAGCAGCAATTCAATTGGCAGGAGGTTTAGCAGATAATGCTGATACTAAGCAAATCAATCAAGCTAAACGAGTTACTGATCAAATGCAAATTTATGTACCAGTCATTGGCAATAGTACTGCGTCAGTAACTGGTGCACCCGCTAAAGGTGAAAAACTCAATATTAATAATGCAAAAGTTGAAGATTTTAAGAATGTCACTGGGATTGGACCTAAGAAAGCTGAAAAAATCATTGCCTTTCGAGAGAAAAATGGTAATTTTAAAAATTTACATGATTTGACTAAGGTATCTGGCATTGGTGAAAAGAGTTTGGATTCCTTGAAAGATCAATTGACTGTTTAG
- a CDS encoding tetratricopeptide repeat protein, translating into MSDSDNLKKILDQAQDAFDQGDWEESTDLFTQAYAMEQTFDINKGLAASLLNQKRPGDAEAVILDYFNYYLSEPDTARMALDIILENNDFLLANQLLNFYDANPIPSIKQDFLDEVVKRIQISEDRHERIFKPEKEKITKRLLSIVTESTSEQIQLLRKLREFKKEDYIENAKILLDNPLLHPLLKSEALENLLKLGLDENIDISFYGENKTCNPSKLMPIMSTDVYLKMCDELEKLLTDKNETQLENFKGELSLYAAFVYPFGEEIIKSPELWTKAMLLRYGLVDDSQVSDNQGLDNVKTWLKRFDNLIDAFQE; encoded by the coding sequence ATGAGCGACTCAGATAATCTAAAAAAAATCCTAGATCAAGCTCAAGATGCCTTTGATCAAGGTGATTGGGAAGAGTCAACCGACTTATTTACGCAAGCCTATGCGATGGAGCAAACGTTTGATATTAATAAGGGATTGGCAGCTTCTTTATTAAATCAAAAAAGGCCTGGGGATGCTGAGGCGGTTATTTTAGATTATTTTAATTACTACCTCAGTGAGCCCGATACAGCTCGAATGGCATTGGACATTATTTTAGAAAATAATGATTTTTTGCTAGCCAATCAATTATTGAATTTCTATGATGCTAATCCGATACCAAGTATTAAACAGGACTTTCTAGATGAAGTCGTTAAACGGATTCAAATTTCTGAAGATAGACATGAACGTATTTTTAAGCCTGAAAAGGAAAAGATAACTAAACGTCTATTATCGATCGTAACTGAATCAACAAGTGAACAAATTCAATTATTGCGGAAGCTACGAGAATTTAAAAAAGAAGATTATATCGAAAATGCCAAGATTTTATTGGATAATCCCTTGTTACATCCGCTTTTAAAGAGTGAAGCATTGGAGAATTTATTGAAGCTTGGACTTGATGAAAATATCGATATTTCCTTTTATGGCGAAAATAAAACTTGCAATCCAAGCAAGTTAATGCCTATTATGTCAACTGATGTCTATTTGAAAATGTGTGACGAACTAGAAAAATTATTGACTGATAAAAATGAAACTCAGTTGGAAAACTTTAAAGGTGAATTGTCACTTTATGCTGCATTTGTCTATCCTTTTGGGGAAGAAATAATAAAAAGCCCTGAACTCTGGACAAAAGCGATGCTTTTAAGGTATGGTTTAGTTGATGATTCACAAGTAAGTGATAATCAGGGGCTTGATAATGTAAAAACTTGGCTAAAAAGGTTTGATAATTTGATTGATGCCTTTCAAGAGTGA